CCGATCTCGTGGGCCAACCCGGCGGCGAGCTGGCCGATGATGGCCATCTTCTCCGCCTGTCGGATCTGCCGCTCCAACAGCAGGCGCTCCTCGGTCCCGCGCAGCAGCTCCGTACGGGCCTGTTCGAGGCCCGCCGCCATCCGGTTCAGCTCGGCCGCGACGCTGGCCAGCTCCGCGATCGCGGCGTCCGCGTCCACGCGGGTGTCCAACTGCCCGCTCCCCAGCGCCCGGACGCCTTCCGCGAAACGGGCCAGGGGCTCGGACACGAGGCGTCGGACGAGCCAGAGCAGGGCCAGCGTCAGCGAAGCGAGCAGCACCAGGGTGTTGAGCGCGAAGCGGACGCGGGTGGCCGCCTGCTCCTGGTTCACGAAGGACAGCGGCTGCAATACCTCGAACGCGCCGACCACGCGCCCGTCCGGATCCTCGATCGCGCGGACCACGGAGTAGACGTCGACATCGTCCTGCGCCCGCTCGAACTCGCCCGGGCGACCGGAACGAAGCACCTCGCGCACCTGTTCGGGAGTCGCGTAGTCCGTGCTGTCGGCTCCTGCCCCGGGTCCGTACACCGGCCGCCCCTCGAGGTCGTAGACCACGACGCCGTAGATGCTGGGTTGCAGGGAGATGCGCCGCACGATCGCCGGTACCCCGGCGCGGTCCGGGTCCTGGAAGGCCGCGTCGAGCGCCAGCCCCAGTGCCGTGGCGTACGCCTGCGTCTCGCGTCGGGCCTCCGCGATGAGCGTGCGCTCGCGTTGCACCAGGGCCCACACCGCGAAGGCGGCCATCACGCCGCCGACCAGCAGCAGGAGCGGGAGCAGGAGGCGCGACGCCAACGACGTGCGCGAAGCCACGTGCGCAGGAGCCGTAGGCGCCATGGAAGTCCGCGTCAGGAGGAAGCGACCCGCAGTCTAGGGCCACACCCGGGGAGC
Above is a window of Gemmatimonadota bacterium DNA encoding:
- a CDS encoding ATP-binding protein, whose product is MASRTSLASRLLLPLLLLVGGVMAAFAVWALVQRERTLIAEARRETQAYATALGLALDAAFQDPDRAGVPAIVRRISLQPSIYGVVVYDLEGRPVYGPGAGADSTDYATPEQVREVLRSGRPGEFERAQDDVDVYSVVRAIEDPDGRVVGAFEVLQPLSFVNQEQAATRVRFALNTLVLLASLTLALLWLVRRLVSEPLARFAEGVRALGSGQLDTRVDADAAIAELASVAAELNRMAAGLEQARTELLRGTEERLLLERQIRQAEKMAIIGQLAAGLAHEIGAPLHVIRGRADLMARRHARAGAESRDLSIIVQQIDRITRIVRSLLDFARPRERRPGPVDLVPLIDETLELVSMQFDAEGIELGRTGAPRAVVHGDRDALQQVLLNLLLNAQQAMSREPDRARPRAVTVDVGLDDAGVRVDVRDSGPGIAPEHRAQVFEPFFTTKADGGGTGLGLAVARLIIEEHGGVLELIDDGGPGTCLTLALPAPTPAIHAIQ